Below is a genomic region from Methylobacterium sp. FF17.
AGCGAGCAGTCGCGCTCGGCGAGATGCACCGCGTTGCCGCGTCCGTCGCCCAGCACCTGAACCTCGATGTGGCGCGGCTTCTCCAGGTATTTCTCCAGGTACACGGCATCGTCGCCGAAGGCAGCCTTGGCCTCCGTGCGGGCCATGCCCAGCGCCTGCTCCAGATCGGCTTCGGTGCGAGCGACCTTCATGCCGCGTCCGCCGCCGCCGGAGGCCGCCTTCACCAGCACCGGGTAACCGATCTCGGCCGCGATGCGCTTGGCCTCCTCCGGGTCCTCGACGCCGCCTTCGGAGCCGGGCACGCAGGGAATGCCGAGGCGCTTGGCCGTGCGCTTGGCCTCGATCTTGTCGCCCATGATGCGGATATGCTCCGCCTTGGGCCCGATGAAACCAATGTTGTGATGGGCGAGCACCTCGGCGAACCGGGCGTTCTCGGAGAGGAAGCCGTAGCCCGGATGCACCGCATCCGCCCCGGTGATCTCGCAGGCGGCGATGATCGACGGAATGTTGAGGTAGCTGTCACGGGCCGCGGGCGGCCCGATGCAGACGCTCTCGTCGGCCAGACGCACGTGCATCGCGTCGGCGTCGGCGGTGGAATGGACCGCCACGGTGGCGATCCCGAGTTCCTTGGCCGCGCGCAGGATGCGCAGGGCGATCTCGCCCCGGTTGGCGATCAGGATCTTGTCGAACATGGGTGCGGCCCGGCTCACTCGATGACGAGGAGGGGTTCGCCGAACTCGACGGGTTGACCGTCCTCGACGAAGACGGCGGTGACGGTGCCGGCGCGCGGCGCCACGATCTCGTTGAAGGTCTTCATCGCCTCGATGAGCAGAAGCTTCTCGCCGGCCTCGACCTTCGAGCCGACATCCACGAACAGCTTGGCATCCGGCGAGGGGCGGCGATACGCGGTTCCAACCATCGGGGAGGGCACCGCGCCGGGGTGGCCGACGCCGGCCTTGCCGCGTTCGGGCGCGCCGCCGGGCCCGGAGACGGGCGCCGGGGCGGCGGCCTGGACCATGGCGGGCGCCGGGGCCGCCACCTGAACCTGCACCGCCTCGATCCGGCGGGCGACGCGGATGCGCAGATCCCCCTTCTCGACCTCGATCTCGCTGAGATCGGTCTCGTTGATGAGCGTGGCGAGCTCGCGCACGAGCTCCGGATCGAAGGGGTCGTTCTTGGACATCGGCTCCTTAGGCATCGGCTTGGTCGTCTTCAGGTCAGGTGCGAGGTTCGGTCGGGATGAAATGCGGGTCGCGCGTCCGGGCGGGAAGGACCGGACGCGGACCCCATGTGGTGCGCGACGGGCGGCGGCACCAGCGCACCACCCGCGACAGCATGAACTAGGGTCTCAGCAGGCCGCGTGGCCGCACTGGCGCACATCGGTGATGATCTTCCGGATCGGCTCGATGCCGACCGCGCCCGGGATGATCTCGTCTCCGATGATGAAGGCGGGGGTGCCCGACAGGCCGAGCTTGTCGCCGAGACCGACATTCTCGGACAGGGCCGCCTTCACCTCGGCGCCCTGCGCGTCCCGGGTCAGCCGGGCCACGTCGAGGCCCATCTCCTTGCCGACGGCCAGCGCCCGCTCGGCATTGACCCGGCCCTTCGACTCAAGAAGCTTAGTGTGGAACTCGAAGACCTTGTCCGCTTTCAGCTGCTGCTTGGCGGCCAGGGCGATCTTACTGGCCTCGAGGGACTCGGCGCCGAGCACGGGGAAGTCCTTGAGGACCACGCGCAGCTTCGGGTCGCCCTTGATCAGGGCCTGGATGTCGGTGAGCGCCTTGCGGCAATACCCGCAATTGTAGTCGAAGAACTCCACCAGGGTGACGTCGCCGGCCGGGTTGCCCGCGACCACGCCGTGGGGCGAGTTGACCAGCGCTTCGCGCGACTCCTTGAGCGCGGCGGATTGCGCCAGCTTCTGGGTCTCCTGCTGCCGGCGCTCGCCCTCGGCGATCGCCTCCTGCAGCACGTCCGGATTCTTGACCAGGTAATCCTTGATGATGCCCTCGATCGCCTGGCGCTGCGCGTCCGTGAAGGGGGCGGCCGGGGCGGTCTGGCCCGGAACCGTCTGTGCCGTCGCCATGGTCAGGGTGCCGGCGAGGAACGTGACGGAGAGCAGGGATCGGAACAGGGGCATACGTCCTCGCGGGGCGGGACCGGTCAGGCGTAGGCCGGCCATCGGGGGGTCCTCAATCGGACAGGCGTGCGATTAGTCGTCGGGTTAGGCGTTTTCGCGGCGGGCGGTCAATCGCCGAATGGCGGTTTGGCCCTCGGGCGGGCCTGCGGCTATGACGGAGCGGATGACCGCAAGCCCGATTCGACCCCCGAACCTTTCCTCCCGGCGCGCGGCGCGCGTCGCCCCGTTCCTCGCCATGGACGTGATGTCCGCCGCCGCCGCCCGCGAGGCGCGCGGGGAGGGCGTCGTGCACATGGAGGTCGGCCAGCCCTCGGCTCCGGCACCCCGCGCGGTGATCGCCGCCGCGCAGGCGGCGCTGGCCACCGGCGCGCTCCCCTACACGCAGGCGCTGGGCCTGCCGGCCCTGCGCGAGCGCATCGCCCGCCACTATGCCGAGACCTACGGGGTGACGATGTCCCCGGGCCGGGTGGTGGTGACCACCGGCTCCTCGGCCGGGTTCGTGCTCGCCTTCCTTGCCCTGTTCGATGCGGGCGCCCGCATCGCGGTGCCGCAGCCGGGCTACCCGGCCTATCGCAGCCTGCTCAACGCCCTCGACCTCGTGCCGGCCCCGCTGACGCTGCGGGACGCCGATCGTTTCGCCCCGACGGGGGACGCCCTGCGGGCACTGCACGCACGGGATCCGCTCTCCGGCCTGCTGGTGATGAGCCCCGCCAACCCGTCCGGCACGGTGATCGCGCCGGACCGCCTCGCCGATCTCTGCGCCGCGGCGCGGGCGCTCGGGCTGCGCTTCATCTCGGACGAGATCTATCACGGCCTCGCCTACGGCTTGCCCACCGACACGGCCCTGCGCCACGACGACGACGCCATCGTGATCAACTCGTTCTCGAAGACCTGGTGCATGACCGGCTGGCGCATCGGCTGGATGGTGGTGCCGGACTGGCTCGCCCGCCCGGTGGAGCGCCTGGCCCAGAACCTCTACATCTCCGCCCCCTACCTCTCGCAGGTGGCGGCGCTCGCGGCCTTCGACGCGGTGGAGGAGGTCGAGGCGGTGCGGGCGGGCTACGCCGCCAACCGGGCGCTCCTCCTCGACGCCTTCCCGGGCCTCGGGCTGGGGCGGACGCACCCGGCGGACGGTGCCTTCTACCTCTACACCGACGTCTCCAACCTCACCGACGATGCCAGCGCCTTCTGCCGGCGCATGCTCGACGAGGCGGGGGTCGCCGCAACCCCGGGCCTCGATTTCGACCCCGTGGAGGGCGGCCACCACGTGCGCTTCTCCTTCGCGGGATCGCAGGCGGACTGCGTCGACGCGGTCCGCCGCCTCAAGGGCTGGCTGCGCTGAAACGCGAAACGGGGCCGGCCCCAAGGCCGACCCCGCTTCGTTTCGCCTGGGCGGTCTGCGCTTACTCGCCGGTCAGCGCAGCCTTGGTACGCGACCACCAGCCGGCCCGCTTCGGACGGTCGGGATCGGCGGGCGTGAGCACCACCGCGACCGGCTCCGCGGCCTGAGGCGCCGGGGCCTCCGGCACCGGGTCGGAGACCGGCGCGGGCCCTTCGACCGGCGTCGCCTCCGGCTGCGCGTCCTGCACCGGCGCGGCTTCGCTCCAGGCCGGAGCCTCCGCCGGGGCAGCGGCCTCGCTCGGCGTCGCGGCGGCAACCGCCTCGGCGCTCACCGGCTCCTCGCCGCCGAGGAAGGCGGTCGGCGCATCGGCCGCGCCCTCGTCACCCTCGACCGAACCGATATGGGCCTCGGCGCCCTGGGCCTCGCCCTCGCCGTCGCGGGAACGACCCTCGCGATCACGGCCGCGACCGCCCCGCCGCCCACGCCGGCGGCGACGGCCGTTGCCGTCATCCTCGCCGGATGAAGCGGCCTCGCCGGTGGAGGCCGTCTCACTGGCGGAAGCCGTCTCGGAAGCCGGCTCGGCGAGCGTCTCATCCCCTTCGGCGCGGGCGGCAACCTCGTCGGTCTCCTCGCCCTCGTCGTCACCGTCGGTCTGGGTGCCCTCGCCGGCGGCGTGCTCGGCGGTGTCGGAGCGTCCGCCGCGACGGCGACGACGGCGGCGGCGGCCGCCCCGGCCCTCGCCCCCCTCGGCCGACTTCTCGCGGGTTTCCCCGGCCTCGGCCTCGTCCTCCTCGGCCTCCGCCTCGATAACCTCGTCCTCGGCCTCGATCTCAGGATCGAAATCCTCCTCGGGCGCCAGGGCCGAGTTGATGGCCACCGCGCGGACGCCCGTCACGGGCCCTTCCACGCGGATGGCGGGCTCGCCCCGGTCGAGCTGGAAGGTCGCGTTGGCCGCGAGGCGCTCATCGGCGGCGACGGTCACGGACACGCCGAAGCGCACCTCGAGCTCGCGCAGGTGGGCACGCTTCTGGTTCAGGATGTAGAGCGCCACCTCGGTGCGGGTGCGCAGGATGAGGTTGTGGCTGGTGCTCTTGAGGAGCGACTCCTCGATGGCGCGCAGGATCTGCAGGGCCACCGACGCGGTCGCCCGGACGTAGCCCGAGCCGCCGCAATGCGCGCAAGGGAGCGACGAACTCTCCAGCATGCCGGTGCGGATGCGCTGGCGGCTCATCTCCAGCAGGCCGAAGGGCGAGATCCGGCCGACCTGGATGCGGGCGCGGTCGTTCTTCAGGCACTCGTTGAGCTTCTTCTCGACGGCGCGGTTGTTGCGCTTCTCCTCCATGTCGATGAAGTCGATCACGACGAGGCCGGCGAGGTCGCGCAGGCGCAGCTGGCGGGCGACCTCCTCGGCCGCCTCCATGTTGGTGCGCAGGGCCGTGTCCTCGATGTCGTGCTCGCGGGTGGAGCGGCCCGAGTTCACGTCGATGGAGACCAGCGCCTCGGTCGGGTTGATGACGAGGTAGCCGCCGGACTTCAGGGTCACGTGCGTCGAGAACATCGCGTCGAGCTGCTGCTCGACGCCGTGGCGCGCGAAGATCGGGGTGGTGTCGCGATAGGGCTGAACGACCTTGGACTGGCCGGGCATCAGCATGCGCATGAAGTCGCGCGCCTCGCGATAGGCCTCGTCGCCCGCCACCAGGATGTCGTCGATGTCCTTGTTGTAGAGGTCGCGGATGGCGCGCTTGATCAGCGAGCCCTCCTCGTAGACCAGGGCCGGAGCGGAGGAGGACAGCGTCAGCTCGCGCACGCTCTCCCACAGGCGCATCAGGTACTCGAAGTCGCGCTTGATCTCGGGCTTGGTGCGCGAGGCGCCGGCCGTGCGCAGGATCACGCCCATCCCCTCGGGGACCTCCAGGTCCTGGGCGACTTCCTTGAGACGCTTGCGGTCGGCGGCCGAGGTGATCTTGCGGGAGATGCCGCCGCCCCGGCCCGTGTTGGGCATCAGCACCGAGTAGCGCCCGGCGAGCGACAGGTAGGTGGTCAGCGCCGCACCCTTGGTGCCGCGCTCCTCCTTGACGACCTGCACCAGGATGATCTGGCGGCGCTTGATCACCTCCTGGATCTTGTAGTGCCGGCGGTAGGTGCGGGGACGCTCGGGGATCTCGGCCATGGCGTCGCCGCCGACCTGCGCGATCTTCTGCTCGCGCTCGCCGTCCTCGCCCTCGTTCTCCTCGTCGTCGTCCTCATCCTCGTCGGAATCGTCGTCGTCCTCGGACTCGTCGTCCGAATCGTCCTCATCCTCGTCGGAGTCCTCGTCCGCCTCGTCGTCGGACTCGGCGGTCGTCTCGGTCTCGAAAGCGGGGGCGTCCGCGACGACGGACTCGCCCATCGGGTCCGCCTCGCGGGCCAGGGCGGCGGGCTCGACCGGCGCCTCGTCCGTGGCGGTCTCGGATGCCTCGGGCCGGCTGGCTTCGTCGGATAGGACCGGCGCCTCGTTCGAGACAGCCTCGGACGTCTGGGGATTCTCGGAAGTTTCGGAAGTCTGGGAAGTCTCGGAGGTCTCCGGGATCTCGCCGCTCGCGAGGACCGCGGCTGGCAGGTCGGCGGAGGCATCGCTGCCCGGCGCGATTCCCTGAGGCGCGTCGGTGAGGCCGCCCTCCAGAAGGGCGTCGGCGGCACCGATCGCCGGATCGTTCTCGGGACGCGCGTCGGCGGATTCGAACTCGGCCTCGCGGCTCACGGCCTCCGAGGTCCGGGCCACCTTGGCAGCGGCGCCGTCGCGGCGCCCGCGCGAGCGGCGGCGGGGCTTGCGCTCCTCGCGCTCCCGGTGCTCCTCGGCCTCGCGGGCATCGTCCTCCAGCAGCGCCTGCCGGTCGGCGAGCGGGATCTGGTAATAGTCGGGGTGGATCTCGCTGAAGGCGAGGAAGCCGTGGCGATTGCCGCCGTATTCGATGAAGGCGGCCTGGAGCGACGGCTCCACGCGCGTCACCTTGGCGAGGTAGATGTTTCCACGAAGCTGGCGCCGGTTGGCCGCCTCGAAGTCGAATTCCTCAACCCGGGAACCGTGTACCGTGACAACCCGGGTCTCCTCCGGGTGCATCGCGTCGATGAGCATCTTGTTGGTGTTGGCCATGACGAACTTTCGACATGGCGGTCGACGTCGTTCTCCTCGAACCGCGCGGTCCCGATGGTGCGCCCCCCGATCCCGACGCATCGGTTCGGAGGGTCAGCGCACGTGACGACCCGGGGTAGGGGGTCGCGGAAGCTGTGGGGAAGGGATTGCCGTCAACCGCCGTTGGGCGCCGGATCTCGGCGCGCGAGGGGTTGATCCTGGCCAGGGGCGACGAGAAGGCGGCGCCACGCGAAACGCGCAGGCGTTGAACACGAGCAGCGGCAACCGATGCTGTGTGTCCGCTCATTCTCTCCCTGACCTCGCGAAGACTGTGTGGGCCCGTCGGGGACGGGCCGTGCATTCCAAAGAACGGTGCGGCGGACAAAACGACCGCCGGATGAACCGACTCCCACCCGGCTTGAAGCGCCGCCGGTTCGAAGCTCCGCATCGTCAGACGCGGGGAACCGACTGCGAAAGCGGTCCCGCGAGAAGCCGGACCGCGCCCGCGGGCCGCGGAGCAAACCGCGCGACGCCGGGAAGGGGACACTACCATTACAGAGCGTCGCGACGTTTTGGCAAGGTCCATCCGCCCCGGATCCCCCGGGGAGGGTGGATCGACCGACGGCGCCGGGCGCTCCCCGGCCCTGTCGCTCACAGGTCACAAGCCCGGGCGAAGTGGAACGCGGGCTTTGAGGAACGGTTAACCATCCCGTCCGTATCCCTTAGTCGCAGCGTTCGCCCATCCGCGTTCGCGGGCCAAGCCTCCAGGGGACGAAAGCCGGACCGATGCCAACACGCTCGCCCCTGCTGCGCTCCCTCGCCGTCCTCGCCGTCCTCGGCGCGGCGCCGGCCACGGCCCAGGACGGCGACCGGGCGCGGGCGGCCGCCCCCGGCGCGAACCAGGCCGCCGTCGCGATCGCGGCCGATCTGGCGACGACCGGCGGGACGACGAAGCTGACGCTCACCCTCTCCAGGGCCATCGAGGCGCGGGCCTTCGTGATGGAACGTCCGGACCGGGCCGTCATCGACCTCGCGGAAGTGAACTTCCAGCTCGGCGCCGGCACCGGGCGCAAGCGCGACGGCCTCGTGTCCTCGTTCCGCTACGGCCTGTTCGCGCCCGGGCGCTCCCGCATCGTGGTGGATCTGGCGCAGCCCGCCAGCGTGGGGCGGATCGAGACCGTCACGCGGGCGCGCGACGGGGCGGTCCTGCTCAGCATCGAGTTCCAGCGCACGGATCGCGAGGGGTTCCGCCGCGCCGCCGTGGCGAGCGACCCGGCCCCAGCCCAGCGCAAGGCCGCCGCCGAGCCGGAAGCCACCGACGCCCGCCCCCTGATCATGGTCGACGCCGGACATGGCGGCACCGATCCGGGCGCCATCGCGGCCACCGGCGTGTTCGAGAAGGACATCGTCTTCGGCTTCGCCCAGGCACTCGTGTCCCGGCTCGAGGGGAACGGCCGCTACCGGGTGCGCATGACCCGCGACCGCGACGTGTTCGTGCCCCTCTCGGAGCGCGTCCGCATCGCCCGGGAGGCCAAAGCCGACCTGTTCGTGTCGATCCACGCCGATTCGATCTCGTCGGCGCCACAGGTGCGCGGCGCCACGATCTATACCGGCTCCGAGAAGGCGACCGACGCCGAATCCGCCCGCTTGGCGGAGCGCGAGAACCGGGCCGACGCCGCCGCCGGCACCGAATCGAACGAGGGGCCCGGCCATGTCGCCGACATCCTGCAGGAACTCACCCTGCGGGAGACCCGCACGTTCTCCTCCGGCTTCGCCAAGGGCCTGATGGCCCATCTCGGCCCGGTGATGGAGATGAGCGCCAAGCCCCATCGCGAGGCGGGCTTCCAGGTGCTGCGCTCGCCGGACGTGCCCTCGGTCCTCGTCGAGCTCGGCTATCTGTCGAGCAAGCGCGATCTCGACCTCCTGCAATCGGAGGCGTGGCGGGCGGAGGTCACGGGCGGCATGGCCAAGGCCATCGACGCCTTCTTCGGCAACCGGACCTCGCTGACGCGGCCGGGGCCGCCCCGCCGCTCGGCGGCAATCGCCCCAGTTTCACCATAGAATGGTTGTGAAACCGGGGCTCACAGCGCCCCGGTCAGGTCCACGTCGAATTCATCTCGGCGCGACCCGTCGCGGGGCTCTGGAACGAACGCCACCGATATCGTGGGCCCGGCCGCCAGGAGCGGTGGGACGCATGCGTCCCCCGGAGGGCACTTGCTTTTCGGGACGGGACACGGTCCGAGGAGGCGCCCGCCGCGAAAGTGGGCGCGTTCGCGGCCGACCGGCGGCGGTGGATCATCGACGGACGGGACCCGGATGCGCTTCATCCTTCGTTTCTTCGGCTTCCTGTTCAGCGTGGGCGCGATGGTGTTCGTGCTCGGAGCGGCGGGGGCGGCGTTCTTCTACTGGAAGTTCAGCCAGGACCTGCCGGACCACGCCGCGCTCGCCAATTACGAGCCGCCGGTGATGAGCCGCGTTCACGCGGCGGACGGCTCGCTGCTCGCCGAATACGCCAGCGAGCGCCGGCTCTACCTGCCGATCCAGGCCATGCCCAAGGTCGTGGTCGCGGCCTTCCTCTCGGCCGAGGACAAGAACTTCTACAAGCATGGCGGCGTCGATCCGGAAGGGCTCGTGCGCGCCGCGCTGACCAACTTCATGAGCGGCAAGAAGCAGGGCGCCTCGACCATCACCCAGCAGGTGGCCAAGAACTTCCTGCTGTCGCCGGAGCAGACCCTGGAGCGCAAGGTCAAGGAGGCGCTGATCGCCTTCCGGATCGAGGCGGCCTACTCCAAGGACAAGATCCTCGAGCTCTACCTCAACGAGATCTTCCTCGGCACCATCGTGCCGGGCCGCAACCTGCACGGGGTCGCGGCGGCCGCGCTCGACTACTTCGGCAAGTCGGTCCACGAGTTGACGATCAACGAGGCAGCCTATCTCGCCGCCCTGCCGAAGGGCCCGAACAACTACCACCCCTACCGCCAGACCCAGAAGGCGCTCGCCCGCCGCAACGAGATCATCGGTCTGATGGCCCAGAACGGGTACATCACGAAGGAAGAGGCC
It encodes:
- the accC gene encoding acetyl-CoA carboxylase biotin carboxylase subunit, with product MFDKILIANRGEIALRILRAAKELGIATVAVHSTADADAMHVRLADESVCIGPPAARDSYLNIPSIIAACEITGADAVHPGYGFLSENARFAEVLAHHNIGFIGPKAEHIRIMGDKIEAKRTAKRLGIPCVPGSEGGVEDPEEAKRIAAEIGYPVLVKAASGGGGRGMKVARTEADLEQALGMARTEAKAAFGDDAVYLEKYLEKPRHIEVQVLGDGRGNAVHLAERDCSLQRRHQKVWEEGGSPVISAETRAEIGGICARAMQELKYLGAGTVEFLYEDGRFYFIEMNTRIQVEHPVTEMITGIDLVNEQIRVAAGLPLSVTQDEIRVEGHAIECRINAEHPATFRPSPGLITYFHPPGGLGVRVDSAVFQGYRIPPNYDSLIGKLIVHGRTRNECLMRLRRALDEFVVDGVDTTLPLFRTLVRNADVQKGAYDIHWLEGFLEQGGLDEP
- the accB gene encoding acetyl-CoA carboxylase biotin carboxyl carrier protein, giving the protein MSKNDPFDPELVRELATLINETDLSEIEVEKGDLRIRVARRIEAVQVQVAAPAPAMVQAAAPAPVSGPGGAPERGKAGVGHPGAVPSPMVGTAYRRPSPDAKLFVDVGSKVEAGEKLLLIEAMKTFNEIVAPRAGTVTAVFVEDGQPVEFGEPLLVIE
- a CDS encoding DsbA family protein: MPLFRSLLSVTFLAGTLTMATAQTVPGQTAPAAPFTDAQRQAIEGIIKDYLVKNPDVLQEAIAEGERRQQETQKLAQSAALKESREALVNSPHGVVAGNPAGDVTLVEFFDYNCGYCRKALTDIQALIKGDPKLRVVLKDFPVLGAESLEASKIALAAKQQLKADKVFEFHTKLLESKGRVNAERALAVGKEMGLDVARLTRDAQGAEVKAALSENVGLGDKLGLSGTPAFIIGDEIIPGAVGIEPIRKIITDVRQCGHAAC
- a CDS encoding pyridoxal phosphate-dependent aminotransferase, whose protein sequence is MTASPIRPPNLSSRRAARVAPFLAMDVMSAAAAREARGEGVVHMEVGQPSAPAPRAVIAAAQAALATGALPYTQALGLPALRERIARHYAETYGVTMSPGRVVVTTGSSAGFVLAFLALFDAGARIAVPQPGYPAYRSLLNALDLVPAPLTLRDADRFAPTGDALRALHARDPLSGLLVMSPANPSGTVIAPDRLADLCAAARALGLRFISDEIYHGLAYGLPTDTALRHDDDAIVINSFSKTWCMTGWRIGWMVVPDWLARPVERLAQNLYISAPYLSQVAALAAFDAVEEVEAVRAGYAANRALLLDAFPGLGLGRTHPADGAFYLYTDVSNLTDDASAFCRRMLDEAGVAATPGLDFDPVEGGHHVRFSFAGSQADCVDAVRRLKGWLR
- a CDS encoding ribonuclease E/G, coding for MANTNKMLIDAMHPEETRVVTVHGSRVEEFDFEAANRRQLRGNIYLAKVTRVEPSLQAAFIEYGGNRHGFLAFSEIHPDYYQIPLADRQALLEDDAREAEEHREREERKPRRRSRGRRDGAAAKVARTSEAVSREAEFESADARPENDPAIGAADALLEGGLTDAPQGIAPGSDASADLPAAVLASGEIPETSETSQTSETSENPQTSEAVSNEAPVLSDEASRPEASETATDEAPVEPAALAREADPMGESVVADAPAFETETTAESDDEADEDSDEDEDDSDDESEDDDDSDEDEDDDEENEGEDGEREQKIAQVGGDAMAEIPERPRTYRRHYKIQEVIKRRQIILVQVVKEERGTKGAALTTYLSLAGRYSVLMPNTGRGGGISRKITSAADRKRLKEVAQDLEVPEGMGVILRTAGASRTKPEIKRDFEYLMRLWESVRELTLSSSAPALVYEEGSLIKRAIRDLYNKDIDDILVAGDEAYREARDFMRMLMPGQSKVVQPYRDTTPIFARHGVEQQLDAMFSTHVTLKSGGYLVINPTEALVSIDVNSGRSTREHDIEDTALRTNMEAAEEVARQLRLRDLAGLVVIDFIDMEEKRNNRAVEKKLNECLKNDRARIQVGRISPFGLLEMSRQRIRTGMLESSSLPCAHCGGSGYVRATASVALQILRAIEESLLKSTSHNLILRTRTEVALYILNQKRAHLRELEVRFGVSVTVAADERLAANATFQLDRGEPAIRVEGPVTGVRAVAINSALAPEEDFDPEIEAEDEVIEAEAEEDEAEAGETREKSAEGGEGRGGRRRRRRRRGGRSDTAEHAAGEGTQTDGDDEGEETDEVAARAEGDETLAEPASETASASETASTGEAASSGEDDGNGRRRRRGRRGGRGRDREGRSRDGEGEAQGAEAHIGSVEGDEGAADAPTAFLGGEEPVSAEAVAAATPSEAAAPAEAPAWSEAAPVQDAQPEATPVEGPAPVSDPVPEAPAPQAAEPVAVVLTPADPDRPKRAGWWSRTKAALTGE
- a CDS encoding N-acetylmuramoyl-L-alanine amidase, with the protein product MPTRSPLLRSLAVLAVLGAAPATAQDGDRARAAAPGANQAAVAIAADLATTGGTTKLTLTLSRAIEARAFVMERPDRAVIDLAEVNFQLGAGTGRKRDGLVSSFRYGLFAPGRSRIVVDLAQPASVGRIETVTRARDGAVLLSIEFQRTDREGFRRAAVASDPAPAQRKAAAEPEATDARPLIMVDAGHGGTDPGAIAATGVFEKDIVFGFAQALVSRLEGNGRYRVRMTRDRDVFVPLSERVRIAREAKADLFVSIHADSISSAPQVRGATIYTGSEKATDAESARLAERENRADAAAGTESNEGPGHVADILQELTLRETRTFSSGFAKGLMAHLGPVMEMSAKPHREAGFQVLRSPDVPSVLVELGYLSSKRDLDLLQSEAWRAEVTGGMAKAIDAFFGNRTSLTRPGPPRRSAAIAPVSP